One part of the Terriglobales bacterium genome encodes these proteins:
- a CDS encoding GAF domain-containing protein: protein MSHLDRCIREVALLHESNRIILSTGDLDTVLHQILLIVRNYFSVFSCGIFLRDEAGQELYLRAGLGYGQTGLRVRIGVDGVVGQVAQTGEMIYLADVTREPRYIAGNPQVRSELALPLLVRNEVFGVLDIESEQPDSFSEGDIQLLNAFASQAAIAIENTRLYTAERRRMHQIELLNLIARSATSAASTHSLLASITDLVHDSFDSANVAMLLAESDGTLSLKTKAGAREPARLRFTKGQRQALLGSSDLWLDTSAQKEKWPGVFGEPAQELDIPLVCVGEILGLLAIAPPESRPFTADDRSIAQATADVSATAIRNMRLSEELTRVAHTDFLTGVYNQRYFHVTLAHELARSRRYKKNCGIGMLDLESFRLVNSEVGFDRGDELLRDLARALQKRTRSNDVVCRYAGDRFAMIFPEIGTQGASTVMEKVLSAVGTTTYGREKKPLQAAWGMSIFPTDGDSEVELVRSVLERVREAKRSRVAASS from the coding sequence TTGTCGCATCTTGACCGCTGCATTCGGGAAGTTGCGCTTCTGCATGAATCGAACCGGATCATCCTGTCCACAGGAGATCTGGACACGGTGCTGCATCAGATTCTGCTGATCGTGCGTAACTACTTCTCAGTTTTTAGCTGCGGGATTTTCCTACGCGACGAAGCTGGTCAGGAACTCTATTTGCGGGCCGGGCTCGGCTATGGCCAGACCGGGCTTCGCGTGCGTATTGGTGTGGACGGGGTGGTCGGTCAGGTGGCACAAACTGGGGAGATGATTTATCTAGCCGACGTTACCCGCGAACCCAGATACATTGCCGGTAATCCTCAGGTCAGAAGCGAACTGGCGTTGCCTTTGCTAGTGCGCAATGAAGTCTTCGGGGTTCTAGACATCGAAAGCGAACAGCCTGACAGCTTCTCCGAAGGAGACATTCAACTGCTCAATGCTTTTGCCAGCCAGGCAGCAATCGCCATTGAAAATACCCGACTGTACACCGCCGAGCGTCGACGCATGCATCAAATCGAACTCCTAAACCTGATTGCGCGCTCGGCGACATCCGCGGCAAGTACCCACAGTCTGCTGGCTAGTATCACTGATCTGGTTCACGACAGCTTCGATTCTGCCAATGTCGCTATGCTGCTGGCGGAATCAGATGGCACCCTCAGCCTGAAGACCAAGGCGGGGGCGCGCGAACCCGCCCGCTTGCGCTTTACCAAAGGGCAGCGCCAGGCGTTGTTGGGCTCCAGCGACCTATGGCTGGACACTTCAGCGCAGAAAGAAAAGTGGCCGGGAGTGTTTGGAGAACCGGCGCAGGAGTTGGATATCCCGCTGGTCTGTGTTGGCGAGATACTGGGCCTCCTGGCTATCGCACCGCCCGAGTCCAGGCCATTCACCGCCGATGATCGCTCTATAGCGCAGGCAACCGCCGACGTCAGCGCCACAGCGATTCGCAACATGCGGCTTTCGGAAGAGCTGACGCGCGTTGCTCATACGGACTTTCTCACGGGCGTTTACAATCAGCGCTATTTTCATGTGACGCTCGCCCATGAACTGGCACGCTCGCGGCGTTACAAGAAGAACTGCGGCATCGGCATGCTCGACCTGGAGAGCTTTCGGCTGGTGAATTCGGAGGTCGGCTTCGATCGCGGCGACGAACTTTTGCGTGATCTCGCTCGTGCCTTGCAGAAGCGCACGCGCAGTAACGATGTGGTTTGTCGCTATGCAGGAGACCGCTTCGCCATGATTTTCCCTGAAATCGGCACCCAAGGCGCGTCCACAGTGATGGAAAAAGTGCTCTCGGCGGTGGGGACCACCACTTACGGCCGCGAGAAGAAGCCACTGCAGGCTGCCTGGGGGATGAGTATCTTTCCCACTGACGGCGACAGCGAAGTAGAGCTGGTTCGCAGCGTGCTGGAGCGCGTTCGGGAAGCCAAGCGCTCACGGGTGGCAGCTTCGTCTTGA
- a CDS encoding vanadium-dependent haloperoxidase produces MKAGLRCGLSSMLAVLLLSCLAVAQNAVADWDAIALNTIVSVAKKGPPTGTVYFAYESLAVYDAVNAIDGRYTPFAVPYKASPNASKDAAAAAAAHDVLVHYFQAQKGDLDKALAASLAAIPDGPAKDEGVQVGQAVAAAWIAIRANDGIEAPIVYVPGHGPGIWEPVPPSFPPPVAPWMAQMVPFTLASPSQFLPSDGPPPLNSEEWAFNYNLTKIFGAKNSSVRTPRQTDIGLFWSDNTITQYSNSWRKLAAQQHLGTADTARLFAIVDLAVADSLIACFNAKYHFAFWRPVTAIRAGDTDGNLDTIADPNWEPLAPTPGHPEYPAAHGCYTAAAMDVLAHFFGTDRVEYSVDSAVTHNAHSFHSFQDVVAEVDLARIFGGMHYLHSVLDGNNIGRKVARHITRNYFLPAGHQVDENQQ; encoded by the coding sequence ATGAAAGCCGGCTTGAGATGCGGACTTAGTTCCATGCTTGCCGTGTTGTTGCTCAGCTGCCTAGCCGTTGCCCAGAACGCGGTGGCTGACTGGGATGCCATAGCCTTGAACACGATCGTCAGCGTTGCGAAGAAAGGACCGCCGACAGGCACGGTCTATTTCGCCTATGAGTCGCTGGCAGTCTACGATGCTGTGAATGCTATCGATGGCCGCTACACACCGTTTGCTGTCCCCTACAAAGCGTCGCCAAACGCCTCCAAGGATGCTGCCGCGGCAGCAGCGGCGCATGATGTGCTAGTCCATTACTTCCAGGCACAAAAAGGCGATCTGGACAAGGCACTTGCCGCATCACTGGCTGCCATTCCGGACGGCCCCGCTAAAGACGAAGGTGTGCAGGTCGGACAAGCGGTAGCCGCGGCATGGATTGCAATCCGTGCCAACGACGGTATTGAGGCACCGATTGTGTATGTTCCTGGGCACGGGCCGGGGATTTGGGAGCCTGTTCCGCCGAGCTTCCCGCCTCCAGTCGCCCCTTGGATGGCACAGATGGTGCCCTTCACGCTCGCGAGTCCCTCGCAATTCCTGCCCAGCGATGGCCCCCCGCCGTTAAACAGCGAGGAGTGGGCTTTCAATTACAACCTGACCAAGATTTTCGGCGCCAAGAACAGCTCCGTACGTACACCGCGGCAGACGGACATTGGGCTGTTCTGGAGCGATAACACCATCACGCAATACAGCAACTCGTGGCGGAAGCTGGCCGCGCAACAGCATCTCGGAACCGCCGATACCGCCCGCCTCTTTGCCATCGTGGACTTGGCTGTCGCGGATTCCCTTATTGCTTGCTTCAATGCCAAGTATCACTTTGCGTTCTGGCGTCCCGTCACAGCCATACGAGCCGGCGATACCGACGGCAATCTGGACACCATTGCGGATCCCAACTGGGAGCCTCTCGCTCCCACACCGGGACATCCAGAATATCCTGCCGCCCACGGCTGCTACACTGCCGCAGCCATGGATGTGTTGGCCCATTTCTTTGGGACCGATCGCGTCGAGTACTCGGTGGATAGTGCCGTTACCCACAACGCGCATTCCTTCCACAGTTTTCAGGACGTAGTTGCGGAAGTGGACCTGGCCCGGATCTTCGGTGGCATGCACTACTTGCACTCGGTTCTTGATGGAAACAACATCGGGCGCAAAGTGGCACGCCACATTACAAGAAACTATTTCTTGCCGGCCGGACATCAGGTTGATGAAAACCAGCAATAG
- a CDS encoding winged helix-turn-helix domain-containing protein: MASEPIRVQEPVRFGEDFELDVPGRRLCRRGHTVKIERIPLEILVQLVEHRGEIVTRDEIVTNVWGKGVFLDTDNSIRGAIRKIRQVLKDDPEDPQFIQTVTGQGYRFIAPVVSPGEESRISGSDEAEKELKTPPVGAPKIPHPHRWGVVLIGLLIVLVLVAGIFYRWKKHYLPEAKIESIAVLPLDNLSGDPSQEYFVDGMTDALITDLAKVGSLRVISRTSMMQYKGLRKPLPQIARELNVDAVVEGSVVRSGNHVRITAQLINAYSDQHLWAESYERDLSDILRLQSEIAQAIVQRVRVQLTPQQQMRLGAALAVDPEAYEAYLKGRYYWNQRTADSLQKASAYFQQAIDKDPAYAAAYSGLADCNSGLTWHGFRSPDEALPKAYAAALKSIEIDPQSAEAHASLGLVLHHRWDWPRAEAEFRRAIDLDPQYANAHHWYGDYLSVRGRHDEALLEAKEALRLDPLNRMIGTWVALRYYLARNYNAAIEQSRNTVDLDSNFAAAHLLLGENYVQTGLYKEGLAELERAAKLSGNSPIYLAQVAVAHAAVGRKPEALRIVAQLQKISSECYVSPYGLAQVYAALNDKEQTFKWLQAALDDRAVWMSYLAVDPVFDNLRSDQRFQDLLRQVGMQP, encoded by the coding sequence ATGGCTTCCGAACCAATCAGAGTGCAGGAGCCGGTCAGGTTCGGCGAAGACTTCGAGCTTGATGTTCCCGGTCGCAGACTATGCCGCCGCGGTCATACGGTGAAGATAGAGCGCATCCCGCTGGAAATTCTGGTTCAGCTGGTCGAGCACCGGGGTGAGATCGTCACCCGCGACGAAATCGTCACCAATGTGTGGGGCAAGGGAGTTTTCCTCGATACCGACAACAGCATCCGCGGCGCCATCCGCAAGATTCGACAGGTCCTAAAGGACGATCCCGAAGATCCGCAATTCATACAGACGGTGACAGGACAGGGATACCGCTTTATAGCGCCCGTCGTCAGTCCTGGAGAAGAAAGCCGCATTTCGGGTTCCGACGAGGCAGAGAAGGAGCTAAAGACGCCCCCAGTGGGCGCACCAAAGATTCCCCATCCGCATCGCTGGGGTGTTGTTCTAATTGGACTGCTCATCGTACTGGTGCTCGTGGCAGGGATCTTCTATCGCTGGAAGAAGCACTACCTCCCCGAAGCTAAAATCGAATCCATTGCCGTCTTGCCGCTAGACAATCTTTCCGGCGATCCCTCGCAAGAATATTTCGTCGATGGAATGACCGATGCGCTGATCACGGATCTGGCGAAAGTTGGCTCCTTGCGGGTAATTTCGCGCACTTCGATGATGCAATATAAGGGATTGCGGAAACCACTGCCCCAAATTGCCCGTGAACTCAACGTTGATGCTGTGGTGGAAGGTTCTGTAGTGCGCTCAGGCAACCATGTTCGCATTACAGCTCAATTGATCAATGCTTATTCCGATCAGCACTTGTGGGCCGAGAGTTATGAGCGGGATCTGAGCGATATTCTGAGGCTGCAGAGCGAGATCGCGCAGGCAATTGTTCAACGGGTGCGCGTCCAATTGACTCCCCAACAGCAGATGCGATTGGGCGCGGCTTTAGCGGTGGATCCTGAAGCCTATGAGGCTTATCTCAAGGGTCGTTATTACTGGAACCAACGGACTGCGGACAGCCTGCAGAAGGCATCGGCTTACTTCCAGCAGGCGATAGACAAGGATCCAGCTTATGCCGCGGCCTACTCGGGATTGGCCGACTGCAACAGTGGACTGACGTGGCACGGGTTCAGATCTCCGGACGAGGCGCTTCCGAAGGCTTACGCAGCGGCCCTCAAATCCATTGAAATTGACCCACAGTCTGCAGAAGCTCATGCCTCGCTGGGTCTGGTTCTTCACCACAGGTGGGATTGGCCAAGGGCCGAAGCAGAGTTCAGGCGCGCGATCGACTTGGACCCTCAGTATGCAAATGCTCACCATTGGTACGGAGACTATCTGTCGGTAAGGGGGCGGCACGACGAGGCGCTTTTGGAGGCCAAGGAGGCATTGAGACTTGACCCACTCAATCGCATGATTGGCACTTGGGTAGCGCTTCGATACTATCTCGCCCGCAACTACAATGCCGCAATTGAACAAAGCCGGAATACAGTTGACTTGGATTCAAACTTCGCAGCTGCTCACCTGCTACTCGGTGAGAACTACGTGCAAACAGGGCTCTACAAAGAAGGCCTCGCTGAGCTTGAGAGAGCGGCCAAACTTTCCGGAAACAGCCCGATTTATCTGGCCCAAGTGGCGGTCGCTCACGCCGCGGTAGGGAGGAAGCCCGAGGCTCTTCGGATTGTCGCTCAGCTGCAAAAGATTTCTAGCGAGTGCTACGTATCGCCCTACGGGTTGGCGCAAGTCTACGCTGCCCTGAATGACAAAGAGCAGACATTCAAGTGGCTTCAGGCTGCCCTTGATGATCGCGCCGTGTGGATGTCGTATCTCGCCGTCGATCCCGTGTTCGACAATTTGCGCTCGGATCAGCGCTTCCAGGATTTGTTACGTCAGGTTGGCATGCAGCCGTGA
- a CDS encoding M48 family metallopeptidase, whose protein sequence is MKSRAYILAAVLMFCFAPFALTQDTPPPAPPPQDTTSQSSQTQGKHDGSKDDVDAIGNRKVGGGKSMGDWYSLEHEIQLGKQYAQQIEASAKMVQDPVVNEYVNRIGQNLVRNSDAKVPFTIKVIDSDEVNAFALPGGFFYVNSGLILAADDEAELAGVMAHEIAHVAARHATRQMTRGQIANLATIPLIFVGGGLGYAISSAAGFAMPLTFLSFSRGFEAEADYLGLQYMYKTGYDPQAFISFFEKIEAKEKKKPGTLAKAFSTHPPTPDRIEKSQEEIKKILPGRDTYVVSTSEFDDVKGRLAKLENRHKVIDNKDATAPTLRRTSNAGDNKTPNKTDTSDDDRPTLKRRDQE, encoded by the coding sequence ATGAAGTCGCGCGCATATATCTTGGCAGCCGTTCTGATGTTTTGTTTTGCCCCCTTTGCGCTCACCCAGGACACTCCGCCGCCTGCTCCTCCGCCGCAGGACACGACTTCGCAGAGTTCCCAGACTCAGGGCAAGCACGACGGCAGCAAAGATGACGTCGACGCCATCGGGAACCGCAAAGTCGGCGGCGGCAAGAGCATGGGTGACTGGTACTCGCTGGAGCACGAAATCCAGCTCGGCAAGCAATACGCCCAGCAGATCGAAGCTTCAGCCAAAATGGTGCAAGACCCCGTTGTGAATGAGTATGTGAATCGCATCGGGCAGAACCTGGTCCGCAACTCCGATGCCAAGGTCCCCTTCACCATTAAAGTCATCGATTCCGACGAAGTGAATGCCTTCGCTCTCCCCGGTGGATTCTTCTACGTGAATTCCGGATTGATTCTGGCCGCTGATGACGAAGCCGAACTGGCCGGAGTAATGGCGCATGAAATCGCACACGTTGCTGCCCGACACGCCACCCGCCAGATGACTCGCGGGCAGATCGCGAACCTGGCGACCATACCGCTGATCTTCGTTGGCGGTGGATTGGGATATGCCATCAGCAGCGCCGCCGGATTTGCTATGCCGCTGACGTTCCTGAGTTTCTCTCGCGGATTCGAGGCGGAAGCCGACTATCTCGGACTGCAATATATGTACAAGACGGGATACGATCCGCAGGCGTTCATCTCCTTCTTCGAGAAGATCGAGGCCAAGGAAAAGAAGAAGCCAGGAACCCTGGCGAAAGCGTTCTCCACCCATCCGCCCACGCCCGACCGCATCGAGAAGAGCCAGGAGGAGATTAAGAAGATCCTTCCGGGACGGGATACCTACGTTGTCAGCACTTCCGAGTTCGACGATGTGAAGGGGCGCCTGGCGAAACTGGAGAACCGTCACAAGGTGATCGACAACAAGGACGCGACCGCCCCCACGCTGCGGCGCACTTCCAACGCTGGCGACAACAAGACCCCAAATAAGACCGACACCAGCGACGACGATCGCCCGACTCTGAAGCGGCGCGACCAGGAGTAA
- a CDS encoding ATP-binding protein: MHSPNFHPMIVLLAGLPGTGKSTLARELARRTNGVVLDKDQVRAALFPAADIEFSTEQDDFCQHIMLLTADYLLRLNPDRVIFLDGRPFSRRYQTDDVIRFANRLHTPWRILECICSETTAKKRLDEDEHPAANRDFELYLTVKARFEPIEREKTVIDTDHDLETCVKEGLTALLRSLPKVHG; this comes from the coding sequence GTGCACTCACCCAACTTTCATCCCATGATCGTTCTGTTGGCTGGGCTACCGGGGACGGGCAAGAGCACGCTGGCACGCGAGCTCGCCAGGCGGACAAACGGCGTTGTGTTGGATAAGGACCAGGTCCGGGCCGCCCTCTTCCCTGCCGCCGACATCGAGTTCTCCACCGAGCAGGACGATTTCTGCCAGCACATCATGCTGCTTACCGCAGATTACCTGCTCCGCCTTAATCCCGACCGCGTGATTTTCCTGGATGGCCGCCCATTCTCGCGACGCTACCAGACTGACGATGTGATTCGCTTCGCCAACCGCCTGCACACTCCCTGGCGCATTCTGGAGTGCATCTGCTCGGAAACCACGGCCAAAAAGCGGCTTGACGAGGACGAGCACCCGGCGGCAAACCGTGATTTTGAACTCTATCTGACCGTAAAAGCGCGCTTCGAGCCTATCGAGCGGGAAAAAACCGTCATCGACACGGATCACGACCTGGAGACGTGCGTAAAAGAAGGCTTAACGGCGCTCCTGCGGAGCTTGCCGAAAGTACATGGGTGA
- a CDS encoding GNAT family N-acetyltransferase, which produces MAAHRQAVASPSLEIHRNVTVRRAKPEDAEICGRICYEAFKTISEKHGFPPDFPSPDIPVAVLSMMFSTPTFYAVVAEVDGRIVGSNCLDERGVIAGVGPITVDPKVQDRSIGRRLMIAVLERATEKQAPGVRLVQTAFHNRSLSLYAKLGFDAREPLSVMQGAALNTRFDGYRVRHAEDADVEECNHLCYRVHGHHRGGELVAAIKRGTAKIVEYSGRISGYANGLGFFDHAVGESNREIQALIADAPQFVGPGILVPTRNAELFRWCLNQGLRVVQPMTLMSLGLYNEPAGAWLPSVLY; this is translated from the coding sequence ATGGCAGCTCACCGCCAGGCGGTCGCAAGTCCCAGTCTTGAAATCCATCGAAACGTAACTGTGCGCCGCGCGAAGCCGGAGGATGCAGAAATCTGCGGCCGTATCTGCTATGAGGCCTTCAAGACAATTTCTGAAAAGCACGGCTTCCCGCCCGACTTCCCTTCCCCGGATATTCCCGTGGCGGTCTTGTCGATGATGTTTTCGACCCCTACCTTTTACGCCGTGGTTGCGGAAGTGGACGGGCGCATCGTGGGCAGCAATTGCCTGGACGAACGCGGCGTGATCGCCGGGGTGGGGCCGATCACCGTCGATCCTAAGGTCCAGGATCGAAGTATCGGCCGGCGTCTTATGATTGCCGTTCTCGAGCGTGCCACAGAAAAACAAGCCCCCGGAGTGCGCTTGGTTCAGACCGCCTTCCATAACCGCTCTCTATCGCTATATGCCAAGCTGGGGTTCGATGCGCGCGAGCCGCTTTCGGTGATGCAGGGAGCCGCGCTCAACACGCGATTCGATGGCTATCGGGTACGCCACGCCGAGGACGCCGATGTCGAGGAATGCAATCACCTGTGCTATCGCGTGCACGGGCACCATCGCGGCGGAGAATTAGTGGCCGCCATCAAACGCGGAACCGCAAAAATCGTGGAATATAGCGGCAGAATTTCCGGCTACGCTAACGGGCTGGGATTTTTTGACCACGCCGTGGGCGAAAGCAATCGCGAAATCCAGGCGCTGATTGCCGATGCGCCACAGTTCGTCGGCCCGGGCATTCTGGTGCCGACGCGCAATGCGGAGCTGTTTCGCTGGTGCCTCAATCAAGGCCTGCGCGTGGTTCAACCTATGACCCTCATGAGCCTTGGGCTGTACAACGAGCCGGCGGGAGCATGGCTTCCCTCAGTGCTGTACTGA